A part of Aegilops tauschii subsp. strangulata cultivar AL8/78 chromosome 2, Aet v6.0, whole genome shotgun sequence genomic DNA contains:
- the LOC141040617 gene encoding uncharacterized protein has product MGDNESVDAFASRVATLVNRIRALGENLTETSVVRRFLRAAPPRYLQIVMAIEQCIDLETLSIDDLVGRYKAHDERMRYSLGEGRNDENVMLTRAQWLALDSRRGGEGSSSNTRQDRAPKEQSKKNAGDGAPKKKKFDKRKIKCHNCGIMGHFKSECKKPPKEKALLAKGGDDGDMMLMVEVCELMDKDSPAPKAPATEVVTLIEEDVYLHDKKRMNTSRHVWYLDTGASNHMTGDKDQFSEVSVSVGGTVRFGDGRTVDIAGRGTILFELKNGGHKVLTDVYYIPKLKSSIISLGQLEERGCKIVLEDGYLWGYDRQRMLIMKVKRSPNRLYVLNLDRVHPVCLLSSMDDSAWKWHARYCHLNFQALRQLGQKEMIKSKQ; this is encoded by the exons ATGGGCGACAATGAGTCCGTGGATGCGTTCGCTTCACGGGTGGCTACTCTCGTCAATCGGATCCGCGCGCTTGGTGAAAACCTCACGGAGACCTCGGTTGTCCGGCGGTTCTTGCGCGCAGCCCCTCCCCGGTACCTGCAAATTGTCATGGCGATCGAGCAGTGCATCGATCTCGAGACTCTCTCCATCGACGATCTCGTCGGACGCTACAAGGCTCACGACGAGCGTATGCGGTACAGTCTCGGGGAAGGGAGGAACGATGAGAATGTCATGCTCACACGGGCTCAGTGGCTGGCGCTGGACTCAAGGAGAGGAGGCGAGGGCTCTAGCAGCAACACTCGCCAAGATCGTGCGCCAAAAGAACAAAGTAAGAAGAACGCCGGCGACGGCGCtccgaagaagaagaagttcgACAAGCGCAAGATCAAGTGTCACAACTGTGGCATCATGGGGCACTTCAAGTCGGAGTGCAAGAAACCACCGAAGGAGAAAGCTCTCCTGGCCAAAGGAGGCGATGATGGAGACATGATGCTCATGGTCGAAGTATGCGAGTTAATGGACAAGGACAGTCCAGCTCCAAAGGCGCCGGCTACAGAGGTTGTCACGCTCATAGAGGAGGATGTTTATCTTCACGATAAGAAGAGGATGAACACGTCGAGGCACGTGTGGTACCTCGACACGGGCGCTAGCAACCACATGACCGGCGACAAGGACCAGTTTTCTGAGGTCAGTGTTTCGGTGGGAGGCACGGTTCGGTTCGGTGACGGACGGACCGTTGACATCGCAGGGCGAGGTACTATCCTGTTTGAGTTGAAGAACGGCGGTCACAAGGTACTCACGGATGTGTACTATATTCCCAAGTTAAAGAGCAGCATCATCAGTCTTGGTCAGCTCGAGGAGCGTGGTTGCAAGATTGTGCTCGAAGATGGCTATCTATGGGGGTATGACCGTCAGAGGATGCTAATTATGAAGGTGAAGAGGTCACCGAACAGGCTTTACGTCCTCAACTTGGATCGTGTGCATCCAGTATGTCTCTTGTCAAGCATGGACGACTCGGCATGGAAGTGGCACGCGCGCTACTGTCATCTAAATTTCCAGGCTCTTCGGCAACTTGGACAAAAGGAGATG ATAAAATCAAAGCAATAA